The Chloroflexota bacterium sequence GGCGGTACCGACCCAGAGCGCGCCACGCCTGGAGAAATACCTGTTGGGTTAGATCCTCGGCGTCCTGCCTCTGCCCGACGCGATAGGAGATGTGGCGATAGATTCGATCGAAGTAGTGGTCGTAGAGGCTGGTGAATGCATGCTCATCCCCGTCGACCGCCCTTGCGACCAGATCCGCTTCCCACTCTTGCGCCAGAGTGGCTTCGGTCACGATGCCTCCGGAAGCGTCGGGGTGCGCCGGTGACGGCAGCGCGGTCCGAGGTCCTGGCGCAATCCAGATCCATGCATCCCCAGAGTATAGGAAACACGCCGCGCAGTCCCGCGCCGGATCAACGGCTGAGGTGAAATAGCCCACGATGGCCTCCTGGTACACTCAGCACGATCTCGGCTGTCCGGTACAGTAGCGAGTGGGAGATTCGGCGTGACGCTCGACGTGTTTCGCGTAGGCTCGCAGCTTGCCGCCATGGGGCAAGAGCTGCGTGACCATCGCGAGGCGCGGGCCGCGCGCCTGAGCGCCGCGCGCGGCGTCTTCGCCCGCCTCTCCGACGATTGGGAGCGCATGGCGTCGGCCGCGCGCTCGGGAGATCGATCTGGGGCGGCGCCGCTCGGGCCGCTCAGCTCAGCCTCCGACCGAGGCGCTGCGCCCCCGTCGTATCTCGTCATGGCAACAGATGGGTCGACGATTGAGCCCGATCGGCACGGCCCCGCGATGTGCGCCCTCGTGAACATCGGTCGTGCACGGATCCGCTACGGTGACGCCCCTGAGGCCGAGCTCGATTCGGAGCCAATCCTGTACTTCCGGCGAGAGGAGCTATTCATTGAGCAAGGCGGCCGTCGGGTCCTCCTGCGCCAGCGCCTCCTGGATGCGCGCCGAAGCGTTTTGGAGATGGAGGCCCTCAGCGAGATGGCTCGGGACGCCAATCCACTGGCGTTGCCGAGCGTTGCGCTGGCGGACGGGCTGCTCACGATCTGGCGCGAGGATTGGGCGACCCAGGACGGGGACGAGGTGATTGCCCAGTTCAACCGGGCGCTGGCGCGGATCGCCGACGTGAAATTGCCGCTTGCCGCGTACGTCAGCAATCCGTCGAGCCATTGGGTCGTGGACCTCTTGCGGTCGGCGGTCCAGTGCGTCAAAGGGTGCGGTGCGCTGTGCCAGGAGACGGGCTGTGTCTTCGGCGGACTCGTCGACGCGGAGCTGTATCGCTTCCTGCAGCCGGGCCAGGCGTCGACGCTTTTTGAGGTTGTCGGTCCGGACCAGCATCGTTACGATGAGCGCGTGCGATCCCACTTCTTCTACCTCAACGTCGGGCGGGAGATTGTTCGCGTTGAGGTGCCTGCCTGGGTGGCCAGGGATGAGGACGCGCGGCGGCTCGTCCATAATGTGGTGTTCGACCAGGCGGAGCGGGGCTTGGGCTATCCGGTCGCGCTTGCACGCGCCCATGAGCAAGCCGTCATCAGCGGGCGGGACCGTCTGGCGTTCCAGCAGCTCGTCATCGAATCCCTGACGCGAGCAGGCTTGGGCGCCGGTGTGTCGGAGAAGCAGGCGAGCAAAACGCTCAGGGCAGTCTAAGCGCCAGGACGTGAGAGTTCGCGGGCGTGGCGCAGGTGCTTCTGCGAAACCGATGATTCCTACGCGGTCCCTGCCTGTTGAGATTGGAGTCCAATCGCATCGTGGAGACACAGAACGGATCGGCGGCCACGACGAGCCGGCGAGCTGGCGAAGTTGTGGGCACCAGCGTGGCGGAATTCGAGGCCCAGGCATCGAAGCTGCACGCCGCACCGCCCATCGGCACGCTCGTTTCCGTGCGCTTGGATCCCATGACCGTCTACGCGGTCGTCGCGGGATCCTGGACGGACGGGATCGACGTCGGCGCGCGGCCGGTGCTGCGGGGACGCGACGGGTGCGAAGACGCCCAGATCTATCAGGCGCATCCTGATCTGGAGTTCGTCCTTCGGACGTGCTTTCGCAGCCTGGTCGTCGGCTTCCGCGATGGATCGGGCCGTCATCAGTACCTTCCTCCCATTGCCGTGCCGATCCACTACTCCGTGACCGTGTGCTCCCACGACGAGGTCGAGCGCTTTGCCGCGGAGATGCACTACTTTCGTACGTTGCTGGAAGCGCAGAACGCGCCGAACGAGGACGTGATCGCGACCCACATCCGGCTGGTCGCGTCGATCAGCTCGCCGCCGCGCGGACCCTCCGAGTACCTGGTACGGGCCGGACGAGAAGTGGCGACGCTTCTTCGCGACGATCATCAGCGCCTTCGCGCGATTTTGCAGCGCATTCGCCCGGCCGAGACCTCGTCGTCGTCCATGCTGGCATGATCGAAGCGCACGGCCTCATCAAGCGCTTCGGCGAGAAGCGAGCGCTCAATGGGATGACCTTCTCCGTTCCGGAGGGGCGAATCTATGGCCTGCTCGGCCCGAACGGCGCAGGGAAGACCACGACGATGCGGATCCTCGCCTGTCTGCTCAATCCCGACGGCGGAAGCGCATGGGTCGCGGGCGTTGACGCGGCGCGGAACCCGGAGAAGGTGAGGTCGACCATCGGCATCTTGACGGAGGTCCCCGGTCTCTATGACCGGCTCAAGGCCGGCGAGTATCTGGACTTCTTTGCGCAGATGTACGGATTGCAGGGGTCGCAGCGACGGGCGCGAATCGAGGGCCTGATGCGGCTACTGGATATCTGGGATGCGCGGAACGAGCGGCTCCGCAGCTTCTCCAAGGGGATGAAGCAAAAGGTCGCCATCGCGCGCGCCCTGATCCACAGGCCCCAGGTCCTGCTATTCGACGAGCCCACCGCGGCCCTGGATCCGGAAGCGGCCAAGACCGTGCGCGACCACATCGTCGATTTGATTCGCACCGAGCGGTGCACCGTGCTGCTCTGCACGCATAATTTGGCGGAGGCGGAGCAGCTGTGCTGGAGGATCAGTATTGTCCAGCAGGGGAGATCCATCGCCGAGGGGACGCCGATCGAGCTCAAGGCGATGGCTGCTCAGGCGGTGCGATTGTCCCTGCGCGCGGTTCTGCCCAACTACGTGGCGGTGGTCCACGCGACGCCGGGCGTGGAGGCGCTGGCTACCGAGAACGGCACGATCACATACCGCACAACGGACGCCGCGTCTGTCAATCCCCGGGTGGTGCGCCAGCTCGTCGAAGCCGGGGCAGACGTTTTGTCGTTGCAGCTCGAGGCGATGGGCCTCGAAGACGCGTATCTCCACGTGATGAGAAAGGGGGAAAGTGACCCGAACACTCCTCGTGACCCGACGTGAGCTGACCGAAGTCGTTCGGGACTTCAACCTCGTCGGGCCCATCTTCATCCTCCCCACCCTCATGGCGCTGATCGTCTCGCTTGGCCTGTACGGGACGTCAACCGTCGACACGGGGACGGTCAGCATCGTCGTCGGCAGCGTCGGTGTCGAGCGCATGCCACCCGCATGGTCCAACGCCTTTCTGCAGCTGAGCGAGGCCGACCAGGCGAAGACGGTCGGGAAAGCGCTCAAAGCGCTCACCCTTCCGCTGTTCTGGATCGTCACGGTCGCGCTCACGGCGACGGTGGCGGCCGACAGCTTCGTCGGCGAGAAGGAGCGCGACACCCTCGAGCCGTTGCTGGCGACGCCCATCGGCAACGGCGCCCTCTTTTTCGGCAAGCTCATGACCGCGGTCGTCCCAGCCGTCCTCGGGACGTGGTGGGGGACTGCGATCCTGGCGGTCGGGATCTGGTTCTCCGGCAACCAGTATTTCCCGCACCTGCTCCTCGCCGACCCGGAATGGACGGCATCGACCTTCATCATCGTGCCACTGATGGCCCTGATGTCAGCGAGCGTGGCTGCCCTGATCTCCACGCGGGTAGCGACGTATCGCGCAGCCTATCAGCTCAACGGACTCATCGTTCTTCCCATCGTCGCCTTTATGATTCCGCAGACGGTGGTGCTCTTCTTCCTCACCCGCCACGCCCTGTGGGTCCTGGGCACCGCGTTCGTGGCGCTCGACGTTTTTCTGATCGCAACCGCCATTCGGTTTTTCGACCGCGAGCGGCTCCTGGGCGGGAGATGAACCATTCCATGAACCCGAACGAAGGTCGCCCGCTCGCCGTCGTCGTCGATGGCACGCTCACCAAAGGGATCACGGCGAACTTGGACGCCGACTGCTCGGTCGAAGATGTACGGGTGGGGCAATTCGTCAAGATTCACGGCGAAAAGTACGACTTCTTCTGTCTCGTCACGGACGTCATGCTCAACGCCGCGAACGCCGACGTGCTGGCGAACCCGCCGGACCCCAGCGATGCGTTCACGCGCCTGGTGCTCCAAGGAACGAACCTCTTCGGGTCGGTCTCCCTGCAGCCGATGCTGATGCTCGGCAAGATGCCGGCGGCGGAGACCGACCCGTCGGAGCTGGGCCAGGCCCTGCCGGTTCGGACGGTTCCCGTCCACTTCGCGCCGGTCAGCCTCGCAGGTCGCGCCGATTTCGATCGCGTGTTCGCTCAGCCGGGGGATTCCTCCTGGCAAGTCGGCACGCCCAGGGACATGGATATTCCGATCCTCCTCGACCTCGAACGCGTCGCCGAACGCTCCAACGGGGTTTTTGGCAAGTCTGGCTCCGGTAAGAGCATGCTCACCCGCCTCCTCCTCTGCGGGCTCATCCGGAGCGACCGGGCGGTGAACCTTATCTTCGACATGCACAGCGAGTATGCGTGGCCGAAACCTGACCGGGGCGCGGTGCTCCGGAGCCTGACCGACCTCTTCGGTCGCCGTGTTGCCGTGTACACCCTCAAGTCGAACCGCCCCCGCCCGATCGGCCACAAGTCGGATGGGGACATCGCCATCGGTATGAACGAGATCACGCGCGACGACGTCGTGCTGCTGTCGGAGCTGCTGAACCTGAACGAAACGGCGCTCGAGACCATTCATCTCCTCGAAACCGAGTTCAGGGAGGGGTGGCTTCTGAATCTCCTAGAAATGGACACGCCGGCCATCAAGGACTTTGCCGATCGGGCCGGAGCGCACCCGGCCGCCGTGGGGGCGCTGAAGCGCAAGCTGAGCCAGCTGCAGCGACTGGATTTCGTGATTTCGGAGTTCCGTTCGCCGGAGGCGTCGTCCATCAGCCACATCGTCCGAAGCCTCTCGAGCGGGCGCAGCGTCGTCCTAGCGTTCGATCAGGAGGGTGACCTCCTCCAATACATGCTCGTCGCCAACATCATCACGCGGCGCATCCACGACAAGTGGCGGACCGACTCGCAGCTCGCGGACGCCGAGAATCGCGAACGTCCACGGCAGCTCGTCGTGACCATTGAGGAGGCGCACAAGTTCTTGAGCCCGAGCGCTGCCCGGCACACAAGCTTCGGCCAGATCGCCCGGGAGCTGCGCAAGTTCAACGTGACGCTCCTCGTCGTCGATCAACGTCCGTCCGGCATTGACCCTGAAGTGCTCTCACAGATTGGCACGCGATTCAGCTGCCAGCTCAACGACGAGAACGACATCGCGGCAATTCTCGCCGGCGTGAGCGGCGCCTCCCATCTCCGGTCCGTCCTCGCGTCATTGGATAGCCAGCAAGAAGCCATCCTGCTGGGACACGCGGTGCCGATGCCGGTGGTGGTGAAGGTCCGCACGATCGACGAAGCTTTCTACGCGGACGCGACGGCGAGCGATAAGCGCATGGACCTTCCCACCGGCCGCGGTCTGCTCGACATGGCCACGCTTCCGGACGATTGATGAAGGTCGTCCACACTGCGGACCTGCACATCGGCATGGAGACCCACGGCCCAATCGATCCGCAGACCGGCTTGCCGCGTCGCCTCGACGATTTTCTGGCCTCGCTCGACCGGATCGTGGACGCGGCCATCGATGGCCGCGCCGATCTCGTCGTCATGGCGGGCGACATTTACAAGTCGCGAGACCCCTCCCCGACTCACCAGCGGGCGTTCGCCCGTCGGATTCTGCGACTGGCGAGCGCACGCGTTCCGGTGTTTCTGCTGGCCGGCAACCACGACGTGCCCAATGCGGTGAGTCGCGCGACGTCCATCGACATCTTCCACGAGCTGGAAGTGGCAGGGGTCACGGTCGGCCGCCAGCCCGACTGCCACCGGGTCGACACGCCATCGGGCCCGGCCATCATCGCCGCGCTTCCCTGGATCACCCGAAGTGTCGTCGTGGCGCACGAGGGCGCTCAAAATCTCTTGTCGAGCGATTTCGAGCGCTACATCGCCGACTTTGTGGTCAAGGTCGTGGGGGCGTTGGGCGAGCGCGTCGAGGAGATGCGCGGCGATCCCGAGTTGCGGACGGCGCCAGCCATCCTCGTCGCTCACCTGCACGCCCAGGAGGCGCGAGACGGCGCGGAGCGAATGCTCACCGTTGGGAATGACCCGCTGATTCCTGCCAGCGTGCTCACCGTACCGCCTTTCGACTACGTTGCCCTTGGCCACATCCATGCGCACCAGTCCTTCGGTTCGCAGCCACCCGCCGTCTATCCGGGCAGCATCGAACGCGTGAACTTCGGTGAGGAGCTGGAGGACAAAGGATACGTCGTGGCCGAAGTCTCGAAAGGCCACGCCGAGTGGGAGTTCTTCCCCGTTCCCGCGCGGCGCTTCCTCACGATTCCAGTCAAAGCGACGGGCGATGACCCGACGGCCGTGGCGCTGCGGCAGATCGATCGCCATCGGCCGGAGATCGATGACGCGGTGGTGCGCCTGCGAGTCGAGCTGACGGCGCAAAATGAGGCGCTCTTCGACGAGGGGCGCGCGCGGGCCGCCTTGGCCGGCGCCTTCTGGATCGCCGAGATCTCGCGGCAGGTCGATCGACCGGCGCGCACCCGGTTCGCGGGCGCGTCGGTGGAGGGCAAGACGCCCATGGAGCTACTCGACGAATTCTTCTCGGCGAAACAGCTTCCGTCCGACGAACGGGAGCGCCTCCGCTCGTACGCGCAGCGCCTGATTCAGTCCAGGCTTTGAGCCTAGCATGATCCCCCTCCGTCTCGAGATTCGGAACTTCCTGTCCTATGGCGATCGACCGCCGCCCCTGGACCTCGACGGTGTCCACGTTGCCTGTCTCTCCGGCGCCAACGGGAACGGCAAGAGCGCCCTGCTCGATGCCATGGTGTGGGCGCTGTGGGGAGAGCCGCGGGGCGGGTCGCGCGCGGGAGACGACCTCGTCCGGCACGGCGCCAGCGAGATGT is a genomic window containing:
- a CDS encoding DNA double-strand break repair nuclease NurA, which gives rise to MTLDVFRVGSQLAAMGQELRDHREARAARLSAARGVFARLSDDWERMASAARSGDRSGAAPLGPLSSASDRGAAPPSYLVMATDGSTIEPDRHGPAMCALVNIGRARIRYGDAPEAELDSEPILYFRREELFIEQGGRRVLLRQRLLDARRSVLEMEALSEMARDANPLALPSVALADGLLTIWREDWATQDGDEVIAQFNRALARIADVKLPLAAYVSNPSSHWVVDLLRSAVQCVKGCGALCQETGCVFGGLVDAELYRFLQPGQASTLFEVVGPDQHRYDERVRSHFFYLNVGREIVRVEVPAWVARDEDARRLVHNVVFDQAERGLGYPVALARAHEQAVISGRDRLAFQQLVIESLTRAGLGAGVSEKQASKTLRAV
- a CDS encoding ABC transporter ATP-binding protein, whose amino-acid sequence is MIEAHGLIKRFGEKRALNGMTFSVPEGRIYGLLGPNGAGKTTTMRILACLLNPDGGSAWVAGVDAARNPEKVRSTIGILTEVPGLYDRLKAGEYLDFFAQMYGLQGSQRRARIEGLMRLLDIWDARNERLRSFSKGMKQKVAIARALIHRPQVLLFDEPTAALDPEAAKTVRDHIVDLIRTERCTVLLCTHNLAEAEQLCWRISIVQQGRSIAEGTPIELKAMAAQAVRLSLRAVLPNYVAVVHATPGVEALATENGTITYRTTDAASVNPRVVRQLVEAGADVLSLQLEAMGLEDAYLHVMRKGESDPNTPRDPT
- a CDS encoding ABC transporter permease, with the translated sequence MTRTLLVTRRELTEVVRDFNLVGPIFILPTLMALIVSLGLYGTSTVDTGTVSIVVGSVGVERMPPAWSNAFLQLSEADQAKTVGKALKALTLPLFWIVTVALTATVAADSFVGEKERDTLEPLLATPIGNGALFFGKLMTAVVPAVLGTWWGTAILAVGIWFSGNQYFPHLLLADPEWTASTFIIVPLMALMSASVAALISTRVATYRAAYQLNGLIVLPIVAFMIPQTVVLFFLTRHALWVLGTAFVALDVFLIATAIRFFDRERLLGGR
- a CDS encoding ATP-binding protein, with the translated sequence MNPNEGRPLAVVVDGTLTKGITANLDADCSVEDVRVGQFVKIHGEKYDFFCLVTDVMLNAANADVLANPPDPSDAFTRLVLQGTNLFGSVSLQPMLMLGKMPAAETDPSELGQALPVRTVPVHFAPVSLAGRADFDRVFAQPGDSSWQVGTPRDMDIPILLDLERVAERSNGVFGKSGSGKSMLTRLLLCGLIRSDRAVNLIFDMHSEYAWPKPDRGAVLRSLTDLFGRRVAVYTLKSNRPRPIGHKSDGDIAIGMNEITRDDVVLLSELLNLNETALETIHLLETEFREGWLLNLLEMDTPAIKDFADRAGAHPAAVGALKRKLSQLQRLDFVISEFRSPEASSISHIVRSLSSGRSVVLAFDQEGDLLQYMLVANIITRRIHDKWRTDSQLADAENRERPRQLVVTIEEAHKFLSPSAARHTSFGQIARELRKFNVTLLVVDQRPSGIDPEVLSQIGTRFSCQLNDENDIAAILAGVSGASHLRSVLASLDSQQEAILLGHAVPMPVVVKVRTIDEAFYADATASDKRMDLPTGRGLLDMATLPDD
- a CDS encoding exonuclease SbcCD subunit D — encoded protein: MKVVHTADLHIGMETHGPIDPQTGLPRRLDDFLASLDRIVDAAIDGRADLVVMAGDIYKSRDPSPTHQRAFARRILRLASARVPVFLLAGNHDVPNAVSRATSIDIFHELEVAGVTVGRQPDCHRVDTPSGPAIIAALPWITRSVVVAHEGAQNLLSSDFERYIADFVVKVVGALGERVEEMRGDPELRTAPAILVAHLHAQEARDGAERMLTVGNDPLIPASVLTVPPFDYVALGHIHAHQSFGSQPPAVYPGSIERVNFGEELEDKGYVVAEVSKGHAEWEFFPVPARRFLTIPVKATGDDPTAVALRQIDRHRPEIDDAVVRLRVELTAQNEALFDEGRARAALAGAFWIAEISRQVDRPARTRFAGASVEGKTPMELLDEFFSAKQLPSDERERLRSYAQRLIQSRL